In Ignavibacteriales bacterium, a single genomic region encodes these proteins:
- the coxB gene encoding cytochrome c oxidase subunit II — protein MFQGTSPFSDSVDATFLSIVGISALVLLGILAFMVFFLVRYSRKRNPHPVNIEGNVTLEVVWTVIPLVLFMGMFYMGWKGYLDQTNIPGDAVPIKVTAQMWSWTFEYPNGVRADTFYVPVNTPIKVTLHSLDVNHSFFIPSFRIKRDVIPNRENTMWFKTNKVAEYDVACAEYCGLRHSYMYNKVISMDSASFEGWYKKISEGQSKLYKPLLTRPQ, from the coding sequence ATGTTCCAAGGAACTTCACCATTTTCCGACTCCGTTGATGCAACGTTTTTGTCGATCGTCGGCATCTCCGCGCTGGTTCTCCTCGGTATTTTGGCGTTTATGGTATTTTTTCTCGTACGCTACAGCCGAAAGAGAAATCCTCATCCTGTGAACATCGAGGGAAACGTCACCCTCGAGGTGGTGTGGACTGTCATCCCGCTTGTGCTGTTCATGGGAATGTTCTATATGGGATGGAAGGGATATCTGGATCAGACGAATATCCCCGGCGACGCTGTCCCCATCAAAGTCACCGCACAGATGTGGTCATGGACATTCGAGTATCCCAACGGCGTTCGGGCAGATACGTTCTACGTCCCCGTGAATACGCCTATCAAGGTGACGCTGCATTCTCTTGATGTCAACCATTCGTTCTTTATCCCTTCGTTCAGGATCAAGAGGGATGTGATCCCGAACAGGGAGAACACCATGTGGTTCAAGACCAACAAAGTCGCCGAGTATGACGTTGCCTGCGCGGAATACTGCGGCCTGCGGCATTCGTATATGTACAACAAAGTGATTTCAATGGACTCTGCCTCTTTTGAGGGGTGGTACAAAAAGATCTCCGAGGGGCAGTCAAAGCTGTATAAGCCGCTCCTGACTCGGCCACAATAG
- a CDS encoding cytochrome C oxidase subunit IV family protein yields the protein MTENANQHSHEVHVVGYGQYILLWAGLMVLTGTTVALAGLELGRWIIVTALAIASIKGFLVLSVFMHLRFEDRTFRLFASVSGLVLLIFFVLTFFDYAFH from the coding sequence ATGACAGAAAACGCCAATCAGCACTCGCACGAAGTCCACGTGGTCGGCTACGGACAGTATATTCTGCTCTGGGCCGGTCTCATGGTTTTGACCGGAACCACTGTCGCCCTCGCGGGGCTCGAATTGGGACGGTGGATTATTGTCACGGCGCTAGCGATCGCCTCCATCAAGGGTTTTCTTGTCCTGAGCGTGTTTATGCACCTCCGGTTCGAGGACCGTACGTTCCGACTTTTTGCTTCGGTATCAGGCCTCGTGCTTCTGATTTTCTTTGTCTTGACCTTTTTTGATTACGCGTTTCATTGA